One genomic region from Candidatus Binatia bacterium encodes:
- a CDS encoding CoA transferase, with the protein MQPLSGFRIIDMTDERGALCGRVLADLGADVIYVELPSGSPFRQAPPLALDKRTSLAFAFRNAGKRGVSLDISTSGGRDELHRLVDTADAWIESNPTGFLAAQGLAPEEVLRAHPTLVITSITDFGQIGPHRNYLGTDMIGYAMGGMLYRAGAAHRPPVVAPGSQAYDTASITAAFGTAMAIYHRLHTGRGQWLDVSVQEATSNLADWS; encoded by the coding sequence ATGCAACCGTTGAGTGGATTTCGCATCATCGACATGACCGACGAACGCGGCGCCCTGTGTGGGCGCGTGCTCGCCGACCTGGGCGCCGACGTCATCTACGTCGAGCTGCCATCAGGCTCGCCCTTCCGGCAGGCGCCGCCGCTGGCATTGGACAAGCGAACGAGCCTGGCCTTTGCCTTTCGCAACGCCGGCAAGCGGGGCGTGAGCCTCGATATCTCCACTTCCGGTGGGCGCGACGAACTGCATCGCCTTGTCGATACGGCGGACGCGTGGATTGAATCCAACCCGACCGGCTTCCTCGCCGCTCAGGGCCTCGCCCCGGAAGAGGTGCTGCGCGCGCACCCGACACTGGTGATCACCTCCATCACCGACTTCGGCCAGATCGGACCGCATCGCAACTACCTCGGCACCGACATGATCGGCTACGCCATGGGCGGCATGCTGTACCGCGCCGGAGCGGCGCATCGTCCGCCGGTTGTGGCTCCGGGCTCACAAGCGTACGACACCGCCAGCATCACCGCCGCCTTCGGCACCGCCATGGCCATCTATCATCGGCTCCACACCGGCCGCGGCCAATGGCTCGACGTCTCCGTCCAAGAGGCCACGTCGAACCTCGCCGACTGGAGC